From Etheostoma spectabile isolate EspeVRDwgs_2016 chromosome 8, UIUC_Espe_1.0, whole genome shotgun sequence, a single genomic window includes:
- the nts gene encoding neurotensin/neuromedin N isoform X1, whose protein sequence is MQAHLACMLLLCFTYGGLCTVIDVDQDQRALEEELLSSLFTPKMKQNKESAPYWRVSLVNLCRMVNGLQREAWSGEEEEGGELREGSLQLLEELYNLQLICRVLQSREERLLHDSQEYLEENSDTPLKRKSPYILKRQAAHTIKSRRPYILKRSTIY, encoded by the exons ATGCAGGCACATTTGGCATGTATGCTTCTCCTCTGCTTTACATATGGTGGACTTTGTACAG TGATAGACGTCGACCAGGATCAGCGAGCGCTGGAAGAGGAGCTACTCAGCAGTCTCTTCACTCCTAAG ATGAAACAGAACAAGGAGAGTGCCCCCTACTGGCGTGTGTCGCTGGTGAACCTGTGCAGGATGGTGAACGGCCTGCAGCGGGAGGCGTGGAGCGGCGAGGAAGAGGAGGGCGGAGAGTTGAGGGAGGGGAGCCTCCAGCTGCTGGAAGAGCTTTACAACCTGCAACTCATCTGCCGAGTGCTGCAGAGCAGGGAGGAGagg CTACTCCATGACTCTCAAGAATATTTAGAGGAGAACAGTGACACTCCGCTGAAACGAAAATCCCCCTACATCCTGAAGAGGCAAGCAGCGCACACCATCAAGTCCCGGAGGCCGTACATCTTGAAACGAAGTACAATTTACTGA
- the rassf9 gene encoding ras association domain-containing protein 9, translating into MAPFGKNFLKARQKNRTKDAEPVEGKEIQVTVCNEDKVVCGVTKHTTCADMIQALLDDHKSIPESKRLLVGEPKDFCLVERWKGFERALPPLTRILRLWYAWGDQRPFIQFTLVKTSDFVPQPTKKGGKSKGAKAKRWEHGHTQSLPVERQKRMVKKAFRKLEKLHKESKSSPGADEVDRMVQLILNQDHAIREQIQRMRELDVDIEQLELEAQKEAESESSLAQAAGQSLEAPSDEQLQEYLYNSDGIKQLELQVQRHQALILQLSRDIDAELRTANFPLSQCEDIEQEGAAAASWISLETDESFYTAELERLQDEVKNSLFTGVSLHNQAAEIDKQLKYFDTTLVSKDQECWQLAAQLSSLQIGDSEEKEKSSPVPLKSETQCSVSQTLKLKHSMSPLDITDTDSDTGISSTHSQDSLSPCLDFPPPLDTDV; encoded by the exons ATGGCTCCGTTTGGAAAAAACTTCCTGAAAGCTCGACAGAAAAACAG AACAAAAGATGCAGAGCCGGTGGAAGGAAAGGAGATTCAGGTTACGGTCTGCAACGAGGACAAGGTTGTCTGTGGAGTGACAAAGCACACAACATGTGCAGATATGATCCAGGCATTACTGGATGATCACAAGTCAATCCCAGAGAGCAAGCGACTCCTGGTCGGGGAACCCAAAGACTTCTGTCTCGTTGAGCGGTGGAAGGGTTTTGAGAGGGCCTTGCCTCCTCTCACCAGAATCCTGAGACTCTGGTATGCCTGGGGGGACCAGAGACCCTTTATCCAGTTTACTCTAGTCAAAACCAGCGATTTTGTGCCTCAGCCCACCAAGAAGGGTGGAAAGTCCAAGGGGGCCAAGGCAAAGCGATGGGAGCACGGTCACACTCAGTCACTGCCCGTGGAGAGGCAAAAGCGCATGGTGAAGAAAGCTTTCCGGAAGCTGGAAAAGCTTCACAAGGAGAGCAAGAGCTCCCCGGGTGCTGACGAGGTGGACCGGATGGTGCAGCTTATTCTCAACCAGGACCACGCCATCCGGGAGCAGATTCAACGCATGAGAGAGCTGGATGTGGACATCGAGCAGTTGGAGCTGGAAGCGCAGAAGGAAGCTGAGTCCGAGAGTTCACTGGCTCAGGCTGCTGGTCAGAGTTTGGAGGCGCCCAGCGACGAGCAGCTGCAGGAATACCTGTACAACAGCGATGGAATCAAACAGCTTGAGCTGCAGGTTCAGAGGCACCAGGCGCTCATCCTTCAGCTTTCCCGGGACATTGACGCTGAGCTGAGGACGGCCAACTTCCCTCTGAGCCAATGTGAGGACATCGAACAGGAAGGAGCCGCGGCTGCTTCCTGGATCTCCTTGGAGACCGACGAATCGTTCTACACCGCTGAACTCGAGAGGTTGCAGGATGAAGTGAAAAACAGCCTCTTCACTGGCGTGTCCCTGCACAACCAAGCTGCAGAAATAGACAAGCAGCTGAAGTACTTTGACACTACGTTGGTCTCCAAGGACCAGGAGTGCTGGCAGCTTGCTGCCCAACTGAGCTCACTGCAAATTGGGGACAGTGAAGAAAAGGAGAAGTCCAGTCCTGTCCCTCTCAAAAGTGAGACTCAGTGCAGCGTCTCACAGACACTGAAACTCAAACACAGCATGTCCCCTCTAGACATTACAGACACAGACTCAGACACTGGGATTAGCTCCACACACAGTCAGGACTCGCTGTCGCCATGTCTCGACTTCCCTCCACCCTTGGACACAGACGTCTGA
- the nts gene encoding neurotensin/neuromedin N isoform X2, which produces MQAHLACMLLLCFTYGGLCTDVDQDQRALEEELLSSLFTPKMKQNKESAPYWRVSLVNLCRMVNGLQREAWSGEEEEGGELREGSLQLLEELYNLQLICRVLQSREERLLHDSQEYLEENSDTPLKRKSPYILKRQAAHTIKSRRPYILKRSTIY; this is translated from the exons ATGCAGGCACATTTGGCATGTATGCTTCTCCTCTGCTTTACATATGGTGGACTTTGTACAG ACGTCGACCAGGATCAGCGAGCGCTGGAAGAGGAGCTACTCAGCAGTCTCTTCACTCCTAAG ATGAAACAGAACAAGGAGAGTGCCCCCTACTGGCGTGTGTCGCTGGTGAACCTGTGCAGGATGGTGAACGGCCTGCAGCGGGAGGCGTGGAGCGGCGAGGAAGAGGAGGGCGGAGAGTTGAGGGAGGGGAGCCTCCAGCTGCTGGAAGAGCTTTACAACCTGCAACTCATCTGCCGAGTGCTGCAGAGCAGGGAGGAGagg CTACTCCATGACTCTCAAGAATATTTAGAGGAGAACAGTGACACTCCGCTGAAACGAAAATCCCCCTACATCCTGAAGAGGCAAGCAGCGCACACCATCAAGTCCCGGAGGCCGTACATCTTGAAACGAAGTACAATTTACTGA